One genomic window of Cyprinus carpio isolate SPL01 chromosome B8, ASM1834038v1, whole genome shotgun sequence includes the following:
- the cep350 gene encoding centrosome-associated protein 350 isoform X8: MWSRLRSEAGLPASVSSQSALAGQDNRRAEISHAWNSLNQTKAALRHIENRLEAAPGTGVLLDSVLDTKKASVSGSRKMSRRDGCHVEESGSKSRTRSRRSPDKSSRSPLRNSTLDSNARKLSAVEFREPLVSYREASPLPVSQTHSEPEVHSLPTEVVVPQADFALSQLVYQRDTRDMQTADLDSPHSSAVDSTSVRYLNDLSALNAIHQPDQAPLGSEVNPRTHLQAETSQTSLTSITGSVTASLRLENLRRRQPDEKLEKLKERIRRQREHLEETEERNKLLGYLEQPVGIGAAAHSTTVPTAKVRKVAPAPPAPIYKGFNTSETKIRTTDGKVWAEEDFQNLSREIYKDLTKRLTAESTKPKQRPAEREKVKEKKPSKPVRKVHRSSSAPDSNTKPAISTSSWRDGQKLVKMMLGPPPRLHREPRVKSSETQMRTGPGPRSSSHPRLERSRHSRPTSAERPRNHVLPEEPAGPSRLTGGDRRKSPSTDLLSADIRGILDDLQMEADSSRRAEAPRSKVSTRVSRSASPAKTTKRTDPPEHPMAKKRHYDAEAVRLYIAQKQEERKKQQAEERRAQREEEENKNKRLKELYTRQRAGATKGPVAPEGPIKKRLQETYTKLLLEQTQLREEINGGAITNMVQQPRPVYQPSGESDKENKRHDRPQSATSSSDLSLTGQCQPPFSRNGLGYAGSPWHQSDQHSPALRVSSSLAPPSGHIFSQLLELDPEPSLPNRESLTAHAAFPSTTGRKMSRIEALKATAASLSSRIESEARKLAGAGINYGCAKDTGTGLLIPSDDRWAKRVSPPVRENLTDSDDLVERIEKLLAAGQSTYDQALPGVGNLHSFRERMETGNKQTVAPSGLNSRNTRKTPSPPKPIVQEVELDSSGGSISEGPLLSEGSISDEDLQELPKSRLGTKGYSAHLNGDSLNPISRFQKEAEKHLPFNLSRMVQGGSNGPWEELAKGSPHSVINIFTKNMSYSKAFEERGGKSSPALRSGLSGASSLDGMVYEEDFVSSRASSQSASKRSPNGLSNGHGRFSPPDEVLSVRSAYSNRAGERSQHSPALTPLSSPHSASSSSKRASERSLLEGQRNTSSAVSDLPAEGFKKSGSEKTSSRSSHRSVDTDSTLGGVSVHSIHSCISHFSSEGKKSPRSARTTPAAGSPASSGSSRLSPGDSIPIRGSAQGSGSPHAALPSSSSSAARAKSNPSPHTQSPGRTEHRTAGATELQFAPGVLQQRLSAELSYLDAVEESVRQLGDVERVRGVSLAQQETVSLAQILKSQQQRHERELYLLRMKAEQEALETQRQLEESRQKAAQAHAELQEGLLQSQQQALGGLHEATNKMINQQAEAARHTAETAQHIKEMTELARSQIAGALSVPGPSIMPLYDQQKQHKRGLKQQQPHPHTDSWKSELSPERRKSPSEVETSPDSLSESIPSRRPTISGGGSSSTQLSPPRSDQKERKTPGKDRSSSSVEDQAHTAADDSLSSDNVRSPLEEKADNASIATDYSVKFDDSMTEDDIEEKSFRSLLPSEAHRRESLDRKPSPRPESDDDHSHDRSSPKASSKDGSMPFSSGQDSFSKFTMDLVRQYMKEEEVRAQHQSSLLRLRQKALREKTKAELAWLEHQKRHLRDKGEDDKMPPLRKKQRGLILKLQQEQAEIKRLQEANKAARRERQLLLKQQEEIERMRHTTLKLKERLRSADTKLESPASGVAEESAPPSVIVTDAETRSPSPVSVSGSETSSIMQKLKKMRSHMDEKHCSPVHYFFSVFTAHHWASLSVCLPKLHPKFQLFIYSQLVRFLTKREQQLMQRRRHAEELLEWRQRLDAEEAEVRHMEKKALAAWEKQQQPRNRTPLQQRSWESELSKTRGGQESPTGQEAGSEDDDSPALSVSSVHTDLSVPEQLASPSSDQPVSELHSPHTGNSPAPDALYSPEFNATDSKQSPPEKASLSSLRHSDSSQPGTVTGTSGSSKMQVRSSSKTSEACTSDTHSATPSETTSDQSDIESRIRALKDELRIRKSVVYQLKKEQKKRQKERLKAQEASLLKQLESYNDFIQKTKAKLSKEPDSTPATKPQIKTPTSATEKPRIKPPPLQRPETSKNWKIVTESEKSETVPTEASADKADDVAPSRLHKYSSEHDDISSDEDPPTVTPTPVMGSPEHMDVLRSLRSPEYPSYQSEDAPSIKEHAARPEANDLLSEDESVVSSHKSGIMEELEYAKSEGSENSRSDQHSHPLLKLDLGLQIPSQNDMKPKFEEEKLSEKDADDKQAVEDSADAGESMIFTDSPVAKSKDIDYTSAEKTPSAIDHSYTPDFSLSKREDSPKMKDTPSPSGDGYNDDFEPSFGSSFKEDHHESKPTSPSAPEPKEKSLKSPMYSSEEEIEEELSVRSGSTNGSFQTESHADLNSHGKSSKDDIMSHSKCSTLPQHQMPVLSVMDELPSFCIGDRVLVSNIQPGTLRFKGQTNFANGFWAGVELDNPEGSNNGTYDGVVYFECSEKHGIFAPPDKISRLPEKFEASADTEDEDSSCDDQPNSKNKGSEEQLDHRNLLNKIKGEKSDLDFHPETREPSEEYEKPLELNIKQLSTGQSTFFKSQQHNLDFNDIDCNMIKDCDKSQHTVPYRGDKDIILKFKDTSLDNVVPLLNNLDKGTSKKQKQEEEPTAVILDLLVEDKKSRVDGFPKTTDISIEEASLDNREDLNNKRALTTLADKLVENFLCDAVKQFQKIKKDKEEKLSAANQLKRDFINEDDGLDGSNNFKSQSRSSSKTKTDSFRTFFDDDQEELSSPEHCNRPESPVLGTSGQEELAKRLAELELSRELFDVLGDEQDWFDEDFGLSSRKQQQKQKPQQDGISGAGEQVKTPPRPELPVQLKQPEEPAMIVPHTVQEVEKLVIAATQEIWKSCKLGHGRPSLTGVPKPQPSNIFLEGDSKANDLEAQCQQSYKLAVFDLSWEVIQDIYAEDPKVDQPQWMKPRRLNSNYFHRLKCPNDITTVQEFVTTEVLKLCGLKKEQNQKTDWQKMIKFGRKKRDRVDHILVQELHEEESHWVNYDEDELFVKMQLADGIFDTLLKDTADVLTQIQGKKSKRTL, from the exons ATGTGGAGTCGCTTGCGAAGTGAGGCGGGGCTGCCAGCCTCTGTCTCTTCCCAGTCTGCCCTTGCTGGGCAAGACAACAGGAGAG CAGAGATATCTCATGCCTGGAATAGTCTAAATCAAACCAAAGCTGcc TTGCGACACATTGAGAATCGTCTGGAGGCAGCGCCAGGCACTGGAGTGCTTCTGGACTCAGTGCTTGACACAAAGAAAGCATCTGTGAGTGGCAGTCGGAAAATGAGCCGCAGAG ATGGGTGTCATGTGGAGGAAAGTGGATCCAAGTCCAGAACACGGAGTCGACGCAGTCCAGACAAAAGTTCCCGTAGTCCCTTGAGGAATAGCACTCTGGACAGTAACGCCAGGAAACTCAGTGCAGTGGAGTTCAGAGAACCACTCGTTTCATACAG ggAAGCATCTCCGCTGCCAGTGTCCCAGACTCACTCTGAACCAGAAGTCCATTCGTTACCAACAGAGGTGGTCGTCCCTCAGGCTGACTTTGCTCTAAGCCAGCTGGTCTATCAGCGTGACACCAGAGACATGCAGACTGCAGACCTGGACAGCCCACACTCCTCAGCTGTAGACAGCACATCTGTACGCTACCTTAATGACCTGTCTGCTCTCAACGCCATTCACCAACCTGACCAAGCCCCGCTAGGGTCAGAGGTCAACCCCAGAACACATTTACAGGCAGAGACATCCCAGACTTCCTTGACATCCATCACCGGTTCAGTCACAGCTTCCTTACGGCTGGAGAACCTGCGGCGTCGGCAACCTGATGAAAAGCTGGAAAAGCTGAAAGAGAGGATCCGCAGACAGAGGGAACATTTGGAGgagacagaagaaagaaacaagctGCTGGGATACTTGGAGCAACCTGTGGGTATTGGAGCGGCAGCACATAGTACCACAGTACCTACTGCTAAAGTTCGGAAAGTGGCCCCAGCCCCTCCAGCGCCTATTTACAAAG GCTTCAACACAAGTGAGACTAAGATTCGCACAACTGATGGGAAAGTGTGGGCAGAGGAGGACTTCCAGAACTTAAGCAGGGAAATATACAAAGACCTGACAAAACGGCTCACAG CAGAGAGCACAAAACCCAAGCAGAGGCCTGCAGAGCGAGAAAAGGTGAAAGAGAAGAAACCGTCCAAACCTGTTAGGAAAGTACACAGATCTTCCTCTGCACCAGACTCAAATACTAAACCAG CAATCAGCACGTCATCATGGCGAGATGGACAGAAGCTGGTGAAGATGATGCTGGGGCCACCTCCACGGTTACACAGAGAGCCTCGGGTGAAGTCCTCGGAGACACAGATGAGAACAG GACCCGGTCCCCGTTCCAGCTCTCATCCTCGTCTTGAGCGTAGCCGGCATTCAAGACCCACCAGTGCAGAAAGACCTCGCAATCATGTTCTACCAGAAGAGCCAGCTGGACCTTCCAGATTAACAGGGGGTGATAGAAGAAAATCTCCCAGCACAGACCTTCTCTCAGCAGACATCCGTGGCATCCTAGATGACCTGCAGATGGAGGCGGACAGCAGCAGGAGGGCAGAAGCGCCCCGCTCGAAAGTCTCAACCAGAGTTTCTCGTAGTGCCAGCCCTGCCAAGACTACCAAGAGAACTGATCCTCCTGAGCATCCCATGGCAAAGAAACGGCACTATGACGCTGAAGCGGTGCGACTGTATATTGCtcaaaaacaagaagaaaggaaaaaacagcaagcagaggagaggagagctCAGCGTGAAGAAGAAGAGAATAAGAATAAACGCCTAAAGGAGCTTTACACGAGACAACGAGCAGGGGCCACCAAGGGCCCAGTCGCACCTGAAGGTCCAATAAAGAAGCGGCTCCAGGAAACATACACCAAACTTCTGCTGGAACAGACTCAGCTCAGAGAAGAGATCAATGGTGGTGCCATAACAAACATGGTCCAGCAG CCGAGACCAGTATACCAGCCATCTGGAGAGtctgataaagaaaacaaaagacatgATCGACCTCAAAGTGCCACCTCCAGCAGTGATCTGTCCCTTACAGGACAATGCCAGCCTCCTTTCTCCAG GAATGGTTTGGGTTATGCAGGGTCACCATGGCATCAATCTGACCAGCATAGTCCTGCTCTGAGGGTCAGCAGCTCCCTAGCACCTCCTTCTGGCCATATCTTCTCTCAGCTGTTAGAACTTGATCCAGAACCTTCACTACCTAACAGAGAGTCCCTAACTGCACATGCTGCATTTCCCTCAACCACAGGCCGCAAAATGAGCCGTATTGAGGCTCTTAAGGCCACAGCTGCCTCTCTGTCCAGCCGTATTGAGAGCGAGGCACGTAAACTAGCTGGTGCCGGAATAAACTACGGTTGTGCCAAGGATACAGGCACGGGTCTTTTAATCCCTAGCGATGACCGCTGGGCTAAACGTGTCAGTCCGCCAGTCAGAGAGAATCTGACAGATTCTGATGACCTGGTTGAGAGGATTGAAAAACTGCTTGCTGCGGGTCAGAGCACCTATGATCAGGCCCTTCCAGGTGTGGGCAACCTGCACAGCTTTAGGGAGAGGATGGAGACTGGGAACAAACAAACAGTTGCGCCTTCTGGCCTCAACTCCAGAAACACACGCAAGACCCCTTCTCCTCCAAAGCCCATTGTTCAGGAAGTTGAGCTGGACTCCAGCGGAGGTTCTATCAGTGAGGGTCCTCTGCTGAGTGAGGGCAGTATATCTGACGAAGACCTGCAAGAGCTGCCCAAATCAAGACTGGGAACCAAAGGATACAGTGCACATCTGAATGGAGACAGTTTGAATCCAATTTCACGCTTTCAGAAAGAGGCAGAGAAGCACCTGCCTTTTAATCTGTCAAGGATGGTACAAGGAGGAAGCAATGGACCATGGGAAGAACTGGCCAAGGGAAGCCCACACAGTGTTATCAATATATTTACAAAGAACATGAGCTACAGCAAAG CATTTGAAGAAAGGGGCGGTAAGAGTTCTCCGGCTCTCCGCTCTGGTCTGTCTGGCGCCAGCTCATTGGATGGAATGGTCTACGAGGAAGACTTTGTTTCCTCTCGTGCCAGTAGCCAATCAGCATCCAAGAGAAGTCCCAATGGGCTCAG TAATGGCCATGGTCGGTTCAGTCCTCCAGATGAGGTGCTAAGTGTCAGATCTGCATACAGTAACAGAGCTGGGGAGAGATCTCAACATTCACCTGCTCTTACACCCCTCTCCTCTCCACACTCAGCCAGCTCAAGCAGCAAGAGAG CTTCAGAAAGGAGCTTGCTGGAGGGACAAAGAAACACATCCTCTGCTGTTTCTGATCTCCCTGCTGAGGGTTTTAAGAAGAGCGGCTCAGAGAAAACATCCAGTCGCAGCTCTCACAGGAGCGTGGACACAGACAGCACACTGGGGGGTGTCTCAGTCCACTCCATTCATAG TTGCATTAGTCATTTTAGCTCTGAGGGGAAGAAATCTCCCCGAAGTGCTCGTACAACTCCTGCCGCTGGTTCTCCAGCCAGCTCTGGTTCTTCCCGGTTGTCTCCAGGTGACAGTATCCCAATCAGAGGGTCTGCCCAGGGGTCGGGTTCCCCTCACGCAGCTCTACCCAGTTCCTCTTCATCAGCTGCCAGGGCTAAATCAAACCCCTCACCCCATACTCAAAGCCCAGGAAGAACAGAGCACAGGACTGCAG GTGCAACAGAGCTCCAGTTTGCTCCTGGGGTCCTCCAGCAGCGCCTGTCTGCTGAGCTCAGTTACCTGGATGCAGTGGAGGAGTCAGTGCGACAGCTCGGTGATGTGGAGCGAGTGAGAGGAGTGTCTCTCGCTCAGCAGGAAACTGTCTCGCTCGCTCAGATTCTCAAG TCTCAGCAACAGAGGCATGAGCGTGAACTGTACTTGCTACGGATGAAGGCAGAGCAAGAAGCCCTCGAAACACAACGGCAACTGGAAGAAAGCAGACAGAAAGCTGCACAG GCCCATGCAGAGCTGCAAGAGGGTTTGCTCCAGTCTCAACAGCAGGCTTTAGGAGGTTTGCATGAGGCCACAAACAAAATGATAAACCAGCAGGCTGAGGCTGCACGCCACACAGCTGAAACggcacaacacattaaagag ATGACTGAGCTGGCTCGTTCACAGATTGCAGGAGCGCTAAGTGTTCCTGGCCCCTCCATTATGCCCCTGTATGATCAACAGAAACAACACAAGCGCGGTTTGAAACAGCAGCAGCCACACCCCCACACTGACAG CTGGAAGAGTGAGCTGTCTCCTGAGAGACGTAAGAGTCCATCAGAGGTCGAGACTTCACCAGACAGCCTCTCAGAGTCCATCCCTTCAAGGAGACCCACCATCAG TGGTGGTGGCAGCAGTAGTACCCAGCTGAGTCCACCTCGTTCTGATCAAAAGGAGAGGAAGACACCAGGAAAAGACAGGAGCAGTAGTTCAGTGGAGGACCAGGCTCACACTGCTGCCGATGACTCCCTTTCCTCAGACAATGTGCGAAGCCCGCTTGAAGAGAAAG CAGACAATGCCTCCATCGCCACAGATTACTCTGTGAAGTTTGATGACTCTATGACAGAGGATGACATTGAGGAAAAATCGTTCCGCTCTCTTTTACCATCCGAGGCCCACCGTCGCGAATCGCTGGACAGGAAGCCCAGTCCTCGCCCCGAATCTGATGACGACCACAGCCATGACAGATCCAGCCCCAAAGCGAGCTCAAAG GATGGCAGCATGCCCTTCTCAAGTGGTCAGGACAGCTTCTCGAAGTTCACCATGGATTTGGTGCGTCAGTACATGAAGGAGGAGGAAGTTCGCGCTCAGCATCAGAGTTCTCTCCTGCGTCTGCGTCAGAAGGCCCTCCGAGAGAAAACCAAGGCTGAACTGGCCTGGCTGGAGCACCAGAAGAG GCATCTCAGAGATAAAGGAGAGGACGATAAGATGCCACCACTTCGTAAGAAACAGAGAGGCCTGATACTGAAGCTACAACAGGAACAG GCGGAGATCAAACGACTGCAGGAGGCCAATAAAGCAGCGAGGAGGGAGAGACAGCTGCTCCTCAAACAGCAGGAGGAGATCGAAAGAATGAGGCACACAACACTCAAACTCAAAGAGCGGCTCAGAAGCGCAGACACAAAGCTG GAATCACCCGCTTCAGGTGTGGCGGAGGAGTCGGCTCCGCCCAGTGTGATTGTGACAGATGCAGAGACCCGTAGCCCCTCCCCTGTGTCTGTGTCGGGCAGTGAAACCAGCAGCATCATGCAAAAACTGAAAAAGATGCGGTCTCACATGGACGAAAA ACACTGTTCTCCTGTCCATTATTTCTTCTCTGTCTTTACGGCTCATCACTGGgcctctctatctgtctgtctcccAAAACTCCACCCCAAATTCCAGCTCTTTATCTACAGCCAATTGGTCAG GTTTCTCACTAAAAGAGAGCAGCAGTTGATGCAGAGGCGCAGACATGCGGAAGAGCTTCTTGAGTGGAGACAGCGGTTGGATGCGGAGGAGGCCGAAGTGCGCCACATGGAGAAAAAAGCTCTTGCGGCCtgggaaaaacaacagcagccaCGCAACAGAACACCACTGCAGCAGCGTAGCTGGGAAAGTGAGCTCAGTAAAACCAGAGGTGGACAAGAGAGTCCCACAGGACAAG AAGCAGGCAGCGAAGATGATGACTCCCCAGCATTGTCCGTGTCCAGCGTGCACACTGATTTGTCAGTTCCAGAGCAGCTGGCCAGCCCTTCCTCAGACCAGCCTGTCTCTGAACTCCACTCTCCTCATACGGGCAACAGCCCTGCCCCTGATGCCCTCTACTCacctgagtttaatgccacagacAGCAAACAG TCTCCTCCAGAGAAAGCCAGCCTCAGCTCTCTTCGACATTCAGACAGTAGCCAGCCTGGGACTGTCACTGGCACTAGTGGAAGCAGCAAGATGCAGGTGCGCTCCAGCTCCAAGACCAGTGAGGCCTGCACCAGTGACACTCATTCGGCCACTCCATCCG AGACCACATCTGATCAGAGTGATATTGAGAGCCGTATTCGTGCCCTCAAGGACGAGCTCCGTATACGCAAATCTGTGGTGTATCAGctaaagaaagagcaaaagaagAGGCAAAAAGAGCGACTGAAAGCTCAGGAGGCGAGTCTTCTGAAACAGTTGGAG TcatataatgactttattcagaaGACCAAGGCAAAGTTGAGTAAAGAGCCAGACAGCACTCCAGCCACCAAACCCCAGATTAAAACTCCCACGTCAGCCACTGAAAAGCCTCGGATAAAACCCCCTCCGCTTCAGAG GCCTGAAACTAGCAAGAACTGGAAGATTGTCACAGAATCTGAGAAATCAGAGACTGTGCCCACGGAGGCATCAGCAGATAAAG CAGATGATGTTGCACCATCAAGACTTCATAAGTATTCATCAGAACATGATGACATTTCCTCCGATGAAGATCCTCCTACAGTTACTCCAACTCCAGTTATGGGAAGTCCGGAACATATGGATGTTTTGAGGAGCTTGCGTAGTCCAGAGTATCCAAGCTACCAATCAGAAGATGCCCCCTCAATCAAAGAACATGCTGCTAGACCAGAAGCCAATGACCTCCTTTCGGAAGATGAGAGTGTGGTCTCTAGCCACAAGTCAGGTATTATGGAGGAACTGGAATATGCAAAGTCAGAGGGGTCTGAGAATTCCCGTTCTGACCAACACTCTCACCCTCTGCTTAAACTGGATCTCGGGCTTCAGATTCCATCGCAGAATGACATGAAACCCAAATTTGAGGAGGAAAAGTTGTCTGAGAAGGATGCTGATGACAAGCAAGCAGTTGAAGATTCTGCAGATGCTGGAGAGAGTATGATATTTACTGACTCTCCTGTGGCGAAATCAAAAGATATAGACTATACTTCAGCTGAAAAGACTCCTTCAGCCATAGATCATTCTTATACCCCTGACTTCTCGCTGTCCAAGAGGGAGGATTCACCAAAGATGAAAGATACACCGTCACCCTCAGGTGATGGCTATAACGATGACTTTGAGCCTTCCTTTGGGTCGTCATTTAAGGAGGATCATCATGAATCAAAGCCTACATCACCCTCTGCCCCAGAGCCCAAAGAAAAATCACTTAAGTCTCCAATGTACAGCAGTGAAGAGGAAATTGAAGAAGAACTAAGTGTCCGATCAGGAAGTACTAATGGCAGCTTCCAAACTGAAAGTCATGCAGACCTCAATAGCCATGGTAAAAGCTCCAAAGATGACATCATGagtcattcaaaatgttcaacttTACCACAGCACCAAATGCCAGTCTTGTCAGTAATGGACGAATTGCCAAGCTTCTGCATTGGAGACCGGGTTTTGGTTAGTAATATACAACCAGGGACACTGAGATTCAAGGGACAAACTAACTTTGCCAATGGATTCTGGGCCGGGGTTGAACTGGATAACCCTGAGGGAAGTAACAATGGAACTTACGATGGGGTGGTGTACTTTGAATGTAGTGAAAAACATGGTATATTCGCCCCGCCGGACAAGATCTCTCGTCTTCCAGAGAAATTTGAGGCCAGTGCAGACACTGAAGATGAAGATTCATCATGTGATGACCAGCCAAATAGTAAAAACAAAGGTTCTGAGGAGCAGTTAGACCACAGAAATCTGCTAAACAAAATTAAAGGAGAAAAATCTGACCTGGATTTTCATCCTGAGACTAGAGAGCCCTCGGAAGAGTATGAAAAGCCATTGGAACTTAACATCAAACAGCTTTCCACTGGACAAAGCACCTTTTTTAAATCTCAGCAGCATAACCTGGATTTTAATGATATTGATTGCAATATGATTAAGGACTGTGACAAAAGTCAGCACACAGTGCCTTACAGAGGAGACAAGGACATCATTCTCAAATTCAAGGACACATCTCTTGATAATGTTGTTCCATTGCTCAATAATTTGGATAAAGGGAcatctaaaaaacaaaagcagGAAGAGGAACCAACAGCAGTCATTTTGGACCTGTTGGTTGAGGATAAGAAGTCCAGAGTTGATGGTTTTCCGAAAACTACTGACATCTCAATCGAGGAGGCCAGTCTCGATAATAGAGAAGACTTGAATAACAAAAGGGCTTTGACTACCCTAGCAGATAAGCTTGTGGAAAACTTCTTATGTGATGCAGTGAAGCAATTTCAGAAGATCAAGAAAGACAAAGAGGAGAAGTTATCAGCTGCTAATCAACTGAAAAGAGACTTCATCAATGAAGATGATGGACTTGATGGAAGCAACAACTTTAAGTCTCAGAGCAGGTCTTCATctaaaacaaagacagacagtTTCCGCACCTTCTTTGATGATGATCAGGAGGAACTTTCATCTCCAGAGCATTGCAACAGACCT GAGAGCCCTGTCCTAGGTACGAGTGGACAGGAAGAGCTAGCTAAACGTCTGGCAGAGCTGGAACTGAGCCGTGAGCTCTTTGATGTCCTTGGTGATGAGCAGGACTGGTTCGATGAGGACTTTGGTCTCAGCTCACGAAAACAACAGCAGAAGCAAAAACCACAGCAAGATGGGATTTCTGGTGCGGGGGAACAGGTCAAAACACCACCCAGGCCTGAACTTCCGGTTCAGTTGAAGCAACCAGAGGAGCCTGCCATGATTGTTCCTCACACTGTCCAGGAGGTGGAGAAACTTGTCATTGCTGCTACTCAGGAGATCTGGAAAAGCTGCAAACTGGGTCATGGTAGACCAAGCCTGACTGGAGTACCCAAACCTCAACCCTCTAATATTTTCCTGGAAGGAGACTCCAAAGCCAATGACCTGGAGGCTCAATGCCAACAAAGCTACAAACTG gcCGTCTTTGATTTATCATGGGAGGTCATTCAAGACATCTATGCAGAAGATCCAAAAGTTGATCAGCCACAATGGATGAAGCCACGTCGCCTTAATTCCAACTATTTCCATCGACTGAAATGCCCCAATGACATCACAACAGTCCAG GAATTTGTCACCACTGAGGTATTAAAGCTGTGTGGTCTAAAGAAAGAGCAGAACCAGAAAACAGACTGGCAGAAAATGATCAAATTTGGACGGAAAAAGCGAGACAGAGTTGACCACATTCTG GTCCAGGAGCTGCATGAGGAGGAATCACATTGGGTGAACTATGATGAGGATGAACTTTTTGTAAAGATGCAGCTTGCTGATGGGATTTTTGACACCTTGCTAAAAGACACCGCTGACGTTCTGACCCAAATCCAAGGGAAGAAGTCCAAAAGAACTCTTTGA